The following coding sequences lie in one Nitrospirota bacterium genomic window:
- a CDS encoding histone deacetylase, with translation MKKTAFIYDDIFLRHEMPEFHPESSERLVSIVNALKNSDIWNSLVHLSPEKSSIGDIEAIHTDSYITQLQQITRGYLDPDTFMSEYTLEAALYAAGAIITAIRNCAAGNIERAFCAVRPPGHHAEDSRAMGFCIFNNVAIGARFAQKQGYKKVFIVDFDVHHGNGTQHSFYNDDTVFYFSSHQYPHYPGTGAASETGSGKGKGFTYNVPLSYGAGDREMKEAYNVTLHKLVESFSPDIILVSSGYDIHKKDPLAGFGVTDDGIRDIVRGILSAKNDIPVIFTLEGGYSLEALASSVTITMQELLSYE, from the coding sequence ATGAAAAAGACAGCGTTTATATATGATGATATTTTTTTAAGACATGAGATGCCTGAGTTTCATCCTGAGTCAAGTGAGCGGTTGGTGTCAATAGTGAATGCGCTAAAGAACTCTGATATATGGAACTCATTAGTTCACCTAAGCCCGGAGAAATCCTCAATAGGCGATATAGAAGCAATACACACGGACTCTTATATAACTCAACTTCAGCAGATAACCAGAGGGTACCTTGACCCAGATACTTTCATGTCGGAATACACCCTTGAGGCCGCTCTGTATGCGGCAGGCGCGATAATTACAGCGATAAGAAACTGTGCGGCAGGCAACATTGAGCGTGCCTTTTGTGCCGTAAGGCCTCCCGGCCATCATGCCGAGGACAGCAGGGCAATGGGATTTTGTATTTTTAATAATGTAGCAATAGGAGCGCGATTTGCCCAGAAACAGGGCTATAAAAAAGTGTTTATTGTTGATTTTGACGTCCACCACGGTAACGGCACGCAGCACAGTTTCTATAACGATGACACAGTGTTTTACTTTAGCTCGCATCAGTATCCACATTACCCTGGCACAGGAGCTGCATCAGAAACCGGCTCGGGTAAAGGAAAGGGCTTTACCTATAATGTCCCTCTAAGTTATGGTGCAGGGGATAGGGAAATGAAAGAGGCCTATAATGTTACACTTCATAAGCTTGTTGAGTCATTTTCACCGGATATAATACTTGTCTCTTCTGGTTATGATATACATAAAAAAGATCCTCTGGCAGGTTTTGGCGTGACAGATGATGGTATCAGAGACATTGTAAGGGGTATTCTGAGCGCTAAGAATGACATCCCAGTCATATTTACCCTCGAAGGTGGATATAGCCTTGAGGCTCTTGCCTCATCAGTTACAATCACAATGCAGGAACTGTTAAGTTACGAATAA
- a CDS encoding geranylgeranyl reductase family protein: MNRYDVHAAIVGGGPAGATAARVLSRASIETVLIERNPDNDKPCGGGLISTAFQEFDLPESLIKRKVHSLEIVSPKGVVQEIDLGGTFLSIINRREFDKALRLEAQGAGASVITGNVTGVSFGKGVVILKINTDGQEKILRAKYVIAADGVNSTIRKAVTGTFPGRVFTAHEIIQGESIPACRFQFGRHYAPEFYAWVFPHSEGISAGTGTIDTSAVNRHLDNFIKDSGFNRTGKRRGYFIPVWDGGVYYKNGIFFVGDAAGQVLPMTYEGIYYAMKSAKLAADAIINNKPNNYKKHWQSKYKKHFILMRALQNYFLKTDEAAEKLVSIHSRADIREASLGLWIQKNMKLKELTVLTTKLLKRYLFS, translated from the coding sequence ATGAATCGATACGACGTACATGCGGCGATAGTTGGAGGGGGGCCTGCAGGCGCCACTGCAGCAAGGGTTTTAAGCCGGGCATCAATAGAGACGGTGTTAATTGAGAGGAACCCCGACAATGATAAACCATGCGGAGGAGGGTTAATCTCCACGGCTTTTCAGGAATTTGACTTACCGGAATCCTTAATCAAGCGCAAAGTACATTCACTTGAAATCGTATCCCCAAAGGGTGTTGTGCAAGAGATAGACCTTGGCGGTACTTTTCTCTCAATAATTAACCGCAGGGAATTTGACAAAGCGCTGAGACTTGAGGCACAAGGGGCTGGAGCCTCCGTAATTACAGGTAACGTAACAGGAGTTAGTTTTGGCAAAGGAGTTGTGATACTTAAAATAAATACCGATGGCCAGGAGAAGATTTTACGAGCAAAATATGTGATAGCGGCAGACGGTGTAAACTCCACCATTCGGAAAGCGGTAACCGGCACATTTCCTGGGCGGGTCTTTACAGCTCATGAGATTATACAGGGAGAGAGCATACCAGCGTGCCGTTTTCAGTTTGGGAGACATTATGCACCTGAGTTTTACGCATGGGTTTTTCCACACAGTGAAGGCATATCGGCTGGAACCGGTACTATAGATACATCTGCCGTAAACCGGCATCTGGATAATTTTATAAAGGACAGTGGATTTAATAGAACCGGTAAAAGAAGGGGATATTTCATTCCTGTCTGGGACGGTGGGGTTTATTACAAAAACGGGATTTTCTTTGTAGGCGATGCCGCAGGCCAGGTGCTCCCTATGACTTATGAGGGAATATACTATGCCATGAAGTCAGCAAAATTAGCGGCTGATGCCATAATTAACAATAAACCAAATAATTATAAGAAACACTGGCAGTCAAAATATAAAAAACACTTTATACTGATGAGAGCACTTCAGAATTATTTCTTAAAAACTGATGAAGCAGCCGAAAAACTCGTTTCAATTCACAGCAGGGCTGACATAAGAGAGGCCTCACTTGGTCTGTGGATTCAAAAGAACATGAAATTGAAAGAACTTACGGTTTTAACAACAAAACTACTTAAAAGGTATCTTTTCTCCTGA
- the nth gene encoding endonuclease III, whose translation MVKEIVSKLKGNFPNAKCALNFTTEFELLVATILSAQCTDVRVNIVTKTLFKKYPTVADFANADLSILEEDIKTTGFFKNKAEAIKKCAGTIIADYAGSVPPKMEELTKLPGVGRKTASVVLAVAFSIPAIAVDTHVLRITNRLRLVNSKNPEKVEMTLRELIPETEWIAFSLSTVLFGRTICKAIKPLCSKCFLNTLCPWPDKNI comes from the coding sequence ATGGTTAAAGAAATAGTCTCAAAACTTAAAGGCAATTTCCCTAACGCTAAGTGTGCCCTCAATTTCACAACTGAGTTTGAACTGCTTGTGGCTACTATTCTTTCTGCCCAGTGTACCGATGTACGGGTAAACATCGTGACAAAAACTCTGTTTAAAAAATATCCAACTGTTGCAGACTTTGCAAATGCTGATTTAAGCATACTTGAGGAGGATATTAAAACGACAGGGTTTTTTAAAAACAAGGCAGAGGCAATCAAAAAGTGTGCCGGTACAATTATTGCTGATTATGCCGGTAGCGTTCCCCCCAAAATGGAGGAGTTAACCAAATTGCCCGGAGTAGGGCGAAAAACGGCGAGCGTGGTTTTAGCTGTGGCGTTTTCTATTCCCGCTATTGCAGTGGACACCCACGTACTAAGAATAACTAACCGCCTCAGGCTGGTTAACTCCAAAAACCCTGAAAAAGTGGAAATGACACTCAGAGAGCTGATTCCGGAAACGGAATGGATTGCATTTTCCCTTAGTACCGTTCTTTTTGGCCGTACCATTTGCAAGGCAATAAAACCTCTCTGCTCTAAATGCTTTTTGAATACGCTGTGTCCGTGGCCGGATAAAAATATCTAA
- a CDS encoding type III pantothenate kinase yields MLLSIDIGNTNVKVGIIGQQFVLQKTSIPKELFNGENNPFAGLFSDAKINRIVVMSVVPDITERVVTAASRYFGPEPVLITNAVEAGVKFNIKYPERVGIDRVAVALASFEALKGPTLTVDFGTVTSMSVMDKDGVFSGGALFPGVSLITESLHSHTALLPAVHFDGLKKPSALGKHTEEAILSGIFYGTSGAVDTITCETERELGYNIRVVITGGGAPVMESFLKRVDLVDLDLSLKGLMLLYERLNK; encoded by the coding sequence ATGCTGTTATCTATTGACATAGGTAACACAAATGTAAAGGTTGGTATTATCGGTCAGCAGTTTGTTTTACAAAAGACATCTATACCAAAAGAGTTATTTAACGGAGAGAATAATCCTTTTGCAGGGCTTTTCTCAGATGCTAAAATAAACAGGATAGTTGTCATGTCGGTTGTTCCGGACATTACAGAGCGCGTTGTAACGGCGGCAAGCAGGTATTTTGGACCAGAACCGGTATTAATTACAAACGCTGTAGAGGCCGGTGTAAAATTTAATATCAAATACCCGGAGCGCGTTGGAATTGACAGGGTGGCTGTGGCTTTGGCCTCTTTTGAGGCACTTAAGGGGCCAACATTGACTGTTGACTTTGGAACGGTAACTTCTATGAGTGTAATGGATAAAGACGGTGTGTTTTCCGGCGGAGCACTTTTCCCTGGAGTGAGCCTCATCACAGAGAGCCTCCATAGCCACACGGCGTTGCTTCCTGCCGTACATTTTGACGGCTTGAAAAAACCATCAGCACTGGGAAAACATACGGAGGAGGCGATTCTTTCCGGGATTTTTTACGGCACCTCCGGGGCGGTTGATACCATCACGTGTGAAACAGAGAGAGAATTAGGTTATAATATCAGAGTTGTGATAACGGGCGGTGGTGCACCGGTGATGGAGTCTTTTTTGAAACGGGTGGATTTGGTTGATTTGGATCTCTCGCTAAAGGGGCTTATGCTTCTTTATGAACGATTAAACAAATGA
- a CDS encoding biotin--[acetyl-CoA-carboxylase] ligase: protein MDFSYNIQYVTETASTNDLAKTLARQNVPHGTVIIADSQHKGRGKGKNEWFSPPGVNIYMSVILRPEQGFPLTLMNVISSLSLVSAIKDTCKLTVWPKWPNDIYCGNKKLGGILSESSSAGSTVSYIVTGIGLNVNTKEFPDLLKNTATSIFLETGKDFERGRIIESLLKYFAAYYDKLKFEKKSLIKTWESLSKTINSTVSVSTDNGVVCGRAIGINDDGFLIVEKPEGSKVLLKSCDITHAVIY from the coding sequence ATGGATTTTAGTTATAATATCCAGTACGTAACTGAAACCGCCTCCACAAACGACCTTGCTAAAACACTTGCCAGACAAAATGTCCCGCACGGCACTGTGATTATTGCTGACAGCCAGCACAAAGGACGTGGAAAGGGCAAAAACGAGTGGTTTTCACCCCCTGGCGTAAACATCTATATGTCTGTCATATTAAGGCCTGAGCAGGGCTTTCCATTGACACTTATGAATGTTATAAGTTCTCTCTCTTTAGTCTCTGCGATTAAAGATACCTGCAAACTAACTGTGTGGCCTAAGTGGCCAAATGATATATACTGCGGCAATAAAAAACTCGGCGGGATTCTTTCTGAGTCCTCATCGGCAGGCAGCACGGTGTCTTACATCGTTACCGGAATTGGCCTCAATGTTAATACTAAAGAGTTTCCTGATTTGTTAAAAAACACGGCCACAAGTATTTTTTTAGAGACAGGGAAAGACTTTGAAAGAGGACGCATCATCGAGTCTCTGCTAAAATACTTTGCAGCATATTATGATAAATTAAAGTTTGAGAAGAAATCCCTGATTAAAACGTGGGAATCACTCAGCAAGACCATAAATTCCACAGTCTCGGTTTCTACAGATAACGGGGTTGTCTGTGGCAGAGCGATTGGCATAAACGATGATGGGTTTCTCATTGTAGAAAAACCAGAGGGTTCAAAAGTGTTATTGAAAAGCTGCGATATTACCCATGCTGTTATCTATTGA
- a CDS encoding TonB family protein, translated as MFKQYLIISALIHLILILIFMLVYKKEKKPWEPPKEAVAAKIITKEPDVPDISKKKESAREGEKEGKGQELKSSPQVMKSAPRRETQLKKPQRAQAIPHHVKPLTQAQRRPVERAEKVPGVAGETPQKPSTAKTQSAQPEAPEESKPVKPSKGQKPSPPSMSNLFDKDIIAKHAQSGTQGTGHIYGAERDTALSLETEDIRFEGYMRKLKKMIEASWVYPPDAIKRRITGDLQISFTINKNGTLGQVYVMRTSGDQSLDEAAMQSVRDAAPFWPLPDDWKKDSFTIKGRFVYHIYDMDRNR; from the coding sequence ATGTTTAAGCAATACTTAATTATCTCAGCACTGATTCATTTGATTCTGATTTTAATTTTTATGTTAGTTTATAAAAAGGAAAAGAAACCATGGGAGCCACCCAAAGAAGCTGTAGCCGCAAAGATAATAACAAAGGAGCCGGATGTCCCTGACATAAGCAAAAAAAAGGAGTCGGCAAGAGAAGGAGAGAAGGAGGGAAAGGGGCAAGAGCTGAAAAGCTCTCCTCAGGTCATGAAGAGCGCTCCCCGCAGGGAAACTCAGCTTAAAAAGCCACAAAGAGCTCAAGCTATTCCTCATCACGTTAAACCTCTCACTCAGGCACAGAGACGGCCTGTGGAGAGAGCTGAAAAAGTCCCCGGAGTCGCAGGAGAGACGCCTCAAAAACCCTCCACAGCAAAAACACAATCCGCACAGCCTGAAGCTCCTGAAGAGTCAAAGCCTGTAAAACCGTCTAAAGGGCAAAAACCGTCACCTCCCTCAATGTCAAACCTGTTTGATAAAGACATAATAGCCAAACACGCTCAGAGCGGTACTCAGGGTACAGGACACATATATGGCGCAGAAAGAGACACTGCCTTGTCTTTGGAAACTGAGGATATCAGATTTGAGGGATATATGAGAAAACTAAAGAAAATGATTGAAGCCTCATGGGTATATCCCCCTGATGCTATTAAACGCAGGATAACCGGTGATTTGCAGATAAGTTTTACAATCAACAAAAACGGCACACTTGGCCAGGTCTATGTTATGAGAACCTCAGGAGACCAGAGTCTCGATGAGGCAGCCATGCAGTCTGTCAGAGATGCAGCTCCGTTTTGGCCCCTTCCAGATGATTGGAAAAAGGATTCGTTTACCATAAAAGGACGATTCGTCTATCATATCTATGATATGGACAGAAACCGTTAG
- a CDS encoding MBL fold metallo-hydrolase produces the protein MLENIKWVCHDCFKITGEKTIYTDPYNIKKPDKADLIFITHTHFDHFSPDDIRKISDQNTAFVIPHDCAFKLTGNVKVAMPGDKFTVSGIEVEVVPAYNTNKNFHPKANNWLGYIFKVNGIRIYLAGDTDHIPEMRALSNIDIAILPVSGTYVMTADEAAAAALDIKPKIAAIPMHYATIVGTKEDAKRFAVLLEGKVKVYIPNAV, from the coding sequence ATGTTAGAAAACATTAAATGGGTATGCCATGATTGTTTTAAGATAACCGGAGAAAAAACCATTTACACTGACCCTTACAACATTAAAAAACCCGATAAGGCGGATTTGATTTTTATAACCCACACTCACTTTGACCATTTTTCACCAGATGATATACGAAAGATAAGCGACCAAAACACGGCCTTTGTAATTCCCCACGATTGTGCCTTTAAGCTTACCGGTAACGTTAAAGTAGCAATGCCCGGGGATAAGTTTACAGTTTCAGGAATAGAGGTAGAGGTGGTGCCTGCGTATAATACCAATAAAAATTTCCATCCAAAGGCCAACAACTGGCTGGGATACATTTTTAAGGTAAACGGCATAAGAATTTATTTGGCAGGAGATACCGACCATATCCCTGAGATGCGCGCGCTTTCAAACATTGACATAGCTATTCTTCCTGTTAGCGGCACCTATGTCATGACAGCCGATGAGGCTGCAGCAGCGGCTCTTGACATTAAACCAAAGATAGCTGCCATCCCTATGCATTATGCCACGATTGTGGGAACTAAAGAGGATGCCAAACGGTTTGCTGTATTACTTGAAGGCAAAGTTAAGGTATATATCCCAAATGCTGTATAA